In Hydrogenimonas thermophila, the DNA window ATTAAATGAATTGAAACCGATCTTAATTGAGTAGTGCTAAGTGTTACAGGTTCTTCATTTTTAAGCCAATGTTCTCTAAAAAATCTAATATCATCATTAAATGAGTTAGGTTTTCTATTTGATCCATTTCTTAGTTTTAATATATTTGTTTCAATAGTTTTTATAAGCTTAGAAAAGTCATATGGAGGGTGGTTTTTAATTGGAGGAAGTTCAATCTTCATTTTTTAACTCTTCAATACTAGGAGGATTGACTGCGAAAAAAAACTGAATACGACGATTACGTTCCCTTCCATCTTCAGTTTCGTTAGAGACTCCCTTAATTGGTCGTGTATCAGCATAACCACTATAAGATATTAGTGCTTCTCCTTTTTTATTTGTTAGTTTTGAAAAAGCTCCATTGGTTAATTGATCCATCAATAAAAAAGTATTAATTGCCCGTTGAGCTGAAAGTTCCATATTGGTCCATCTAAAACCGCATCTACTTTTATTTAGTTTAACATTATCTGTATGTCCTTCTATAAAAATAGTATTAATAGCATTTTTATACTTATTTTGAATCATCATATTAAGCAACTCATTTGCTACCTCTTTTATAACCCAAACTTTATCTTTTCTAATATCTGCTTTTGCTGAATCAAAAAGTCGTTCCCTTGTAATTCTCATTGCACCATCATCAGTATCTATTTCAACATTTATCCCTTTCTTTTTTAAGTTAAGTTGTAACTTATGCAATAGTTCATTACGAGCATTTATATTTTTTTCAAATGCTTCAATCTTTTTTTGTGCAATATTCTGTTTGTCCTGATATTCAAGTATCATATATGCAAGAATCAAAATAAAGATAAATAGCAAAGATGTCATCAAATCTGAAATAGAGATCCAAAAATGATTTTCTTCTTGTGGAGTTTGATGATTTCTTAAAAACCTCATAAATAATTACCTATTTATTGAGTTTATCATTAATAGATTCTAAAGCATCTTCCAGAGATGCTATGCTTTGCGATAGTGTATTTGCAAAGTTAACTAAAGCACCTTGTACTTCATTAAGAGAGTTTTGCATTGTAGATTGGACTTGTAGATCATAAGCTTTAAGCCATTTTGACATCTCTTCACCAAATTCTTCAAGATTATGTCTATTGTCTTCCAAAATATTTTGATATACTTTATGCAGTTCTTCAGCAGAATGTTTAACGTTATCCACCATATCAGCGGTATTTTTTGAGGTAGTATCCATATTTTCCATAATAACTTTAGCTTCTTGCATATTTGAATTTAATGTATCTTGAAGTTGATTAACCTTATCAATTGATACTTTAAACTCTTCAGTTGCTTGTTGTGTATTTTCTGAAAATGTTTTAAGGTTTTGACTACCCGTTTCAAATGTATCAAGCATATCAGGAACTACAGTTAATTTTTGAGCTGATCTATCTATAACTGATTGGATCTGAGATACCTTCTGTATAATATTTTCTAAAATAGTTTTGCTTTTTTCTTCTATTTCTTTAATAAAGGTACGATTGGAATTGAAGAGTTCTTGATGCATAGTTTGAATCTCTTTAATAACTTTTTCTACACTCTCTTCTTGTGAATGACTTTGTTTATATATATTTTCTAGTAGTTTTTGCATATTGGAAGTTATATTTTTGCTTTCTTCTGTAATAAGCTGATGTTGTTGTTGCATAACGTCTTGCTGTTTGGAGTAAATATTATTCATATTTGAAGCTGCTTTTTTAGCTACATCATCAAATATATGTTGCATTTGCTCAAAAGTTTTTGTCACTCTTTCATCTTGCTTTTGTTGTTGAAGAATCATTTGTTGATTGTATTGATTAAGATTATTTATCAGTGATGTCAACTCTTGCGTAGTATTAGCCATTAATGATTGAATTTGTTCAGTTTGTTTACCTGTTGCATTTTCTATTTTTGATATAAAAGTTTGAATTAGGGCATTTAGATTATCTGACTGTGATTCAACAGCCATTTTAGCATTTTGGCTAAGAGCTGATAACGGCTCTTTTAATGACTCTCCAATAGCTTCTGAAATATGTTTAGGCATCTGTTGCAAATGGTTATTCATTTGAGAAATTACAGGATTGAATTGTTCGCTAATTTTTTGAGTTAATGTTTCTGCTAATGAGTTTAATGCTCTTGTCTGTTGTTCAGATTCATTAGCTATTATAAAAAGATTTTGTTCAGCAGTTTGTCGTTTAAAAATATCATCGATCATATTTTGTAGATGATGAATTTTATTGGTTAAAGAACCTTCCAAATATTTTTCTATAAATGTATAAAAGACTGATAGTAAAATACCCCATACTGAAGCAGTAAACTTAACGCCTACCATACCGATAAAGTGACGAATTGACTCTTTAAGGTTGTCTCCTTCCAAGTTAAGATTTACCAATGCAACATAAAGTGCAAAAAAAGTACCAAGTAAACCTATACCAAGTAAAATACCTGCAATAGCACTGTAAAATTTGGAGCCTACATGAGATGCTAGTGTGCGTTCATTAAAAAAATAATCGGCATCAAGAGAGTTCTCTAATGAATTACCCTGTTTTATCAAACTTTCATCAAACTCATTCCATAAGTGGTAAATACGACTATTTTGTTTTAAATTTTCAAGAAAGTCATTGTAGTAACCAAACCCTTTCTCTTTAAGTAAACCAATCTCTTTTTCAAGAAGTTCAATATCTTTAAGATCTTTTCGGTAAGAAAACCATAGTTTAATCGATGCAAACAAAAATATTACTATTAGAAAGATTTCAATACTTGTTACTATCCAATCACCAAAACTTAGATTTGTAGTAAAAACAATTGTCTCATTCTCTTTATGCGAAAATGGTAAAAGTTTTAGCAGTATTTCTTTTGTAGTCATAAATTTTCTCCATATAAAATGAAACCATATAATCTATGTTATACAAAAGAATATTTAATGTCGTTTAATAAGATAATAGTATAGATTAGTTTATGTGTTATAATTGTATAAATGTTACTAAAAATTGGAGATTAAAATGAGTAAATTGTATAAATTAATGGCATTCTTAGCTATTGGGTTAACTGGTTGTGGTGGAGGAG includes these proteins:
- a CDS encoding OmpA/MotB family protein, with protein sequence MRFLRNHQTPQEENHFWISISDLMTSLLFIFILILAYMILEYQDKQNIAQKKIEAFEKNINARNELLHKLQLNLKKKGINVEIDTDDGAMRITRERLFDSAKADIRKDKVWVIKEVANELLNMMIQNKYKNAINTIFIEGHTDNVKLNKSRCGFRWTNMELSAQRAINTFLLMDQLTNGAFSKLTNKKGEALISYSGYADTRPIKGVSNETEDGRERNRRIQFFFAVNPPSIEELKNED
- the zorA gene encoding anti-phage ZorAB system protein ZorA; this encodes MTTKEILLKLLPFSHKENETIVFTTNLSFGDWIVTSIEIFLIVIFLFASIKLWFSYRKDLKDIELLEKEIGLLKEKGFGYYNDFLENLKQNSRIYHLWNEFDESLIKQGNSLENSLDADYFFNERTLASHVGSKFYSAIAGILLGIGLLGTFFALYVALVNLNLEGDNLKESIRHFIGMVGVKFTASVWGILLSVFYTFIEKYLEGSLTNKIHHLQNMIDDIFKRQTAEQNLFIIANESEQQTRALNSLAETLTQKISEQFNPVISQMNNHLQQMPKHISEAIGESLKEPLSALSQNAKMAVESQSDNLNALIQTFISKIENATGKQTEQIQSLMANTTQELTSLINNLNQYNQQMILQQQKQDERVTKTFEQMQHIFDDVAKKAASNMNNIYSKQQDVMQQQHQLITEESKNITSNMQKLLENIYKQSHSQEESVEKVIKEIQTMHQELFNSNRTFIKEIEEKSKTILENIIQKVSQIQSVIDRSAQKLTVVPDMLDTFETGSQNLKTFSENTQQATEEFKVSIDKVNQLQDTLNSNMQEAKVIMENMDTTSKNTADMVDNVKHSAEELHKVYQNILEDNRHNLEEFGEEMSKWLKAYDLQVQSTMQNSLNEVQGALVNFANTLSQSIASLEDALESINDKLNK